Sequence from the Magnetococcales bacterium genome:
GGGCGAACGGTCCCGGCTGCGTCTTGTCGGTACGTTCAAGGATGGGGAGGATGAGGCCCTCCCCTGGCCCCCTCCGGGCGGGTCGAAGATGGAACGTAATTTGGAGGTGGTTCGAGGTTTGGTATTTCTTCTTTTGGCTTCGACCCGCCACGTCAACGGCAAAACCCCGGGGCTCCGCCCCGGACCCCGCCGGGGGGGATAATCCCCCCCGGACCCCCGTATTACCTGCAAGTCCGCCACTCCCCAAGACGATCAAAGCCGCCTCAGCAAATCCCGACACTCCTCACCCGGCAAGGGCGGGCTGATGTAGAATCCCTGAATCTCGTTGCAATGGTTGTTTCTCAAGAAGGTCAACTGTTCCTCCGTCTCCACCCCTTCGGCGATGACCGTCAACCCCAGGCTGTGGGCCAGACCGATGAAAGCCCGAATGATGGCGGCATCTTCCGAATTGGTGGTGCAGTTCTTCACGAAGGAGCGGTCGATCTTCAAGGTGTCGATGGGAAACCGCTTCAAATAGCTCAACGAGGAGAACCCGGTGCCGAAGTCGTCGATGGAGAGGCGAATGCTCGCCTTGGAGAGGCGTTTCAGTCGGGAGAGGGTCTCTTCCACATCGCCCATGGCGATGCTTTCGGTGAGTTCGAGTTCCAGAAAATGGTGTTCCATGCCGGTTTCGTTCAAAATCGCCATGACCATGTCCGAAAAGTCGGCCATGCGGAATTGCCGACCGGAGAGATTGACCGCCACCCGCAAGGGGGGCAGCCCCTGCTGCTGCCAGAGTTTGGCCTGGCGACAGGCCTCCTTCAGGGCCCAGGCCCCCATGGCCACGATGAGCCCCGTCTCCTCCGCCAGGGGAATGAACTCCCCCGGCGCAATCAACCCCCGCTCCGGATGGGACCAGCGCATCAAGGCCTCCACCCCCACCACGCGATTGGTCTTCAGGTCGAATTGCGGCTGGTAGTAGAGGAGGAACTCCCCCCGCTCCACCGCCTGTCGCAGCCCGCTTTCCAGACGCATGCGGGCCATGGAGAAGGTGTTGAGTTCGTGACGGAAGAACTGGTAGTGGTTGCGTCCCTGCTCCTTGGCCAGATAGAGGGCGCTGTCGGCCCCCTTGAGCAGGGTGTTGGCGTCGTCGCCGTCGGCGGGATGGATGGCGATGCCGATGGAGGCCCCCACGAAGATCTCCATGTCGCCGATCGCCACCGGTCCGGCAAGCGCCTTCAGCAGGTCCACCGCCAGGGAGGCCGCCTCCTGGGAATCCTCCAGGGCCGGAATGATGATGCCGAATTCATCCCCTCCCATGCGTCCCAGGGTGCAGGAGGGTGGCAGGGCCTTCTCCAGACGATGCCCCACCTCCACCAGCAATTGATCACCCGTTTCGTGCCCCATGGAGTCGTTGACCACCTTGAAGCGATCCAGATCGAGGAGCAGCACCCCCACCTGCCGTTTGTGCAGGCTGCCCTCGATCTGGGCCTGTTTCAGCCGGTCCATGAAGAAGAGGCGGTTGATCAGCCCGGTCAACGAGTCGTGCCCGGCGATA
This genomic interval carries:
- a CDS encoding EAL domain-containing protein; amino-acid sequence: MAPETLCLVVDDDPVTRLLLERFLTRCNHRVISGENGQQALDHFAAHHPDIVLLDAKMPVLDGIEACRRIKSQADARHVPVLIITGLDDEHSVDRAFEAGASDYVTKPIHWAILRNRVRYLLEVARAERDRHLAASVFDNTTEGIVVTDAKASIQSVNSAFTQITGYELAEVVGQNMNLLKSGRHGADFYQRMWQTLRERGQWQGEIWNRRKNGAIYPQWASINAIHNARGEITQYVTLFSDLTAAKESEENLLYIAGHDSLTGLINRLFFMDRLKQAQIEGSLHKRQVGVLLLDLDRFKVVNDSMGHETGDQLLVEVGHRLEKALPPSCTLGRMGGDEFGIIIPALEDSQEAASLAVDLLKALAGPVAIGDMEIFVGASIGIAIHPADGDDANTLLKGADSALYLAKEQGRNHYQFFRHELNTFSMARMRLESGLRQAVERGEFLLYYQPQFDLKTNRVVGVEALMRWSHPERGLIAPGEFIPLAEETGLIVAMGAWALKEACRQAKLWQQQGLPPLRVAVNLSGRQFRMADFSDMVMAILNETGMEHHFLELELTESIAMGDVEETLSRLKRLSKASIRLSIDDFGTGFSSLSYLKRFPIDTLKIDRSFVKNCTTNSEDAAIIRAFIGLAHSLGLTVIAEGVETEEQLTFLRNNHCNEIQGFYISPPLPGEECRDLLRRL